Proteins encoded within one genomic window of Marasmius oreades isolate 03SP1 chromosome 4, whole genome shotgun sequence:
- the ADE10 gene encoding Bifunctional purine biosynthesis protein ade10 produces the protein MRRHVLVSSDSDCFRGPIMYATDGGPPLFSRPTMNVNTMAAPIALLSVYDKTNLIDLAGELNGAGVRLLGSGGTAKKIREVGIPIDDVADLTKAPEMLGGRVKTLHPAVHGGILSRNLPSDQAELKAQGIAPISIVVCNLYPFESTIFKPNCTLADAVEEIDIGGVTLLRAAAKNHERVSVISDPADYSEFLEAWKTGNGDVGQALRNKLALKAFEMTAKYDAAISSYFREQYASGDLPAEKSVGSVQRIPLRYGANPHQKPAQAFVTERELPFKALCGSPGYINLLDALNSYALVKELREALNLPAAASFKHVSPAGAAVGIELNETEKKVYGVDDLKDSLTPLACAYARARGADRMSSFGDFIALSDPCDLVTARIISREVSDGIIAPGYSSEALDVLSKKKGGKYCVLQIDPSYEPADIETKQVYGIHLQQRRNNAKIDAKLFENIVSKQKHLAASALTDLILATLSLKYTQSNSVAYALNGAIIGLGAGQQSRIHCTRLAGGKADIWWLRHHPRVLALPFKKGVKRAEKANAIDLFVGGETLEGGEKDQWESLFEGKVEALTEAERKEWVTKLDNVACSSDAFFPFPDNVHRARKSGVKYLAAPSGSVMDAECINAADEHGIVFAHTSLRLFHH, from the exons ATGCGCAGACATGTACTCGTAAGTAGCGATAGTGATTGCTTTCGGGGGCCGATTATGTACGCAACTGATGGCGGACCTCCACTTTTTTCTCGACCAACAATGAACGTGAACACCATGGCTGCACCCATAG CTCTACTGTCTGTCTATGACAAAACCAATCTCATCGATCTAGCTGGGGAGCTCAACGGCGCAGGTGTTCGATTACTTGGATCGGGTGGAACGGCGAAAAAGATTCGAGAGGTTGGCATACCCATAGA TGACGTTGCTGATCTAACGAAAGCTCCGGAGATGCTTGGAGGGCGAGTCAAGACATTACATCCTGCAGTTCACGGAG GTATCCTCTCACGAAACCTTCCCTCGGACCAGGCAGAGCTCAAGGCCCAAGGAATTGCTCCGATCTCTATTGTCGTCTGCAACCTTTACCCGTTCGAGTCCACCATCTTCAAGCCAAATTGTACCTTGGCCGACGCGGTAGAAGAGATCGACATTGGCGGTGTCACTCTACTGCGTGCAGCTGCAAAGAACCACGAGCGTGTTTCCGTGATTTCTGACCCAGCTGATTACAGTGAATTTCTGGAAGCGTGGAAGACCGGGAACGGTGACGTCGGACAGGCATTGCGAAACAAGTTGgctttgaaggcttttgagATGACAGCCAAGTACGATGCAGCTATCAGTAGTTATTTTCGGGAACAGTACGCGTCAGGAGACCTACCCGCAGAAAAATCGGTCGGTTCTGTTCAGAGGATACCACTTCGCTATGGGGCTAACCCACATCAAAAACCTGCGCAAGCATTTGTCACAGAACGGGAACTCCCATTCAAAG CCTTGTGTGGATCTCCAGGATATATTAATTTGCTGGATGCATTGAATTCTTACGCTTTGGTGAAGGAGCTCCGGGAGGCGCTTAATCTTCCTGCTGCTGCATCTTTCAAACACGTTTCCCCGGCTGGTGCCGCTGTCGGTATTGAGCTCAATGAAACCGAGAAGAAAGTATATGGAGTTGACGACCTCAAGGACTCGCTCACTCCCCTTGCTTGCGCCTACGCTCGTGCCCGAG GTGCGGACCGCATGTCCTCATTCGGAGACTTTATCGCGTTGTCCGACCCTTGTGATCTTGTGACGGCTCGTATCATCTCGCGGGAGGTTTCAGACGGTATCATCGCGCCTGGCTACTCCTCTGAAGCGTTGGACGTTCTTTCCAAAAAGAAGGGCGGCAAGTACTGTGTTCTCCAG ATCGATCCTTCTTATGAACCAGCTGATATTGAGACCAAACAAGTATACGGAATTCACCTACAACAAAGACGCAATAATGCCAAGATCGATGCGAAGCTGTTCGAAAACATTGTTTCGAAGCAAAAACAC CTTGCAGCATCTGCTCTGACGGATCTTATTCTCGCCACCCTTTCCCTGAAATATACACAGTCCAACAGTGTGGCCTATGCCTTAAATGGCGCAATTATTGGCTTGGGCGCTGGTCAGCAGTCACGGATTCACTGCACCCGACTTGCTGGTGGTAAAGCAGACATCTGGTGGCTGCGCCACCATCCTAGGGTACTCGCGCTGCCGTTCAAAAAGGGAGTCAAACGGGCCGAGAAAGCAAACGCAATCGATCTGTTCGTAGGTGGAGAGACTTTAGAAGGTGGAGAGAAGGATCAGTGGGAGAGCCTGTTCGAGGGGAAAGTCGAGGCACTCACGGAAgcggaaagaaaggaatggGTTACAAAACTCGATAACGTCGCATGTTCCAGCGACGCGTTCTTCCCATTCCCCGATAACGTCCATCGCGCACGGAAGAGTGGTGTTAAGTATCTGGCTGCGCCGAGCGGAAGTGTTATGGATGCAGAATGCATCAATGCAGCGGACGAACATGGTATCGTGTTCGCCCACACATCTCTACGTCTATTTCACCATTGA
- the LIG4 gene encoding DNA ligase (ATP), with product MMQPTPAPSTPPTSLPEASMEAQDDSYPIPPQNIGSAPFGVLVGLFEKLQNERKQERRKKLIGTWFNHWREEVGHDLYPVLRLILPQKDRERAVYGVKEKNLAKIYIKLIPLGRNDPDAQRLVNWKKPTEREKASGDFPTVLYEVVYKRSSVIEGSMSIDELNETLNELSKCMGKQDQQMKILQRIYNRTTPEEQRWIIRIILKDMVISVKETTVFSVFHPDAQDLYNTCSDLKKVAWTLWDTSNKLDDDQKTVGLFQAFTPMLCKRPTRTIEQTVKEMGGAEFIIEEKLDGERIQLHKRGNEYYYCSRKGKDYTFMYGKHVGAGTLTPYIDKAFHPGVENIILDGEMLVWDPVSERNLPFGGLKTAALDKSKKDLNPRPCFKVFDLLYLNNTSLLDRSTAFRKKNLHHCLTEVKGRLEFVPEYKGKTAKDVRSKMEEIMETRGEGLVIKHPKAKYVLNGRNMDWIKVKPEYMDNMGETVDVLVVGGNYGTGSRGGGVSTLICAVLDIRNGESDDGEQKYSTFVRIGSGLSYTDYAWVRDKPWKPLDRKNPPEFLQTSKKSSSEDKGDVYLEPNESFILKVKAAEIVPSEQYHMGYTMRFPRALSIRDDLNLDNCMTSEDVLNSVRSEKKRKMEGDVGESKKKRRTAAKKATILSSYQGPKPKDVEVQSDLFKGLKFVVIPDPKSKTGNDDKNELVNLILSNGGSCMQIATKQADLFVVYGGIVTPYNVKLIIDKDIHDIIKPQWVTDSISLGRTAPLSNKYFFHATSSRASTDEYQDETQDETERQNVKQDVVEAHSDSKNEPESHAPTQDRGAEALKRTVMDPRLAEWLGLDETDSVVPITSVGENDSTSETENDSNNDDVAGEDYEEDWVQVQVKDGDANTKTPSEVSLKMGEDDSAMEYDQNLIFKHLCFYLDSPESAHQYGMSAKTNAKGIDQSFIELRKVITDNGGRVVGLDEGKLTHVVIDKRDTSRRVELMRRTSEPRRRHLVISEYIQACVDEGTLLDEDDFAP from the exons ATGATGCAACCCACACCCGCACCGTCTACACCCCCTACATCTTTACCAGAAGCCTCTATGGAAGCTCAGGATGACTCCTATCCAATCCCGCCGCAAAATATAGGAAGCGCACCATTTGGAGTCCTCGTTGGGTTATTTGAGAAATTACAGAATGAAAGAAAGCAGGAGCGCAGAAAAAAGCTGATTGGTACATGGTTCAAT CATTGGAGAGAGGAAGTGGGCCACGATCTATATCCTGTCCTCCGTTTGATTCTACCTCAG AAAGACAGAGAACGTGCCGTTTATGGAGTGAAAGAGAAGAACCTCGCCAAGATCTACATCAAGTTAATACCGCTGGGAAGAAATGACCCAGATGCTCAGCGTTTGGTGAACTGGAAGAAACCTACCGAACGTGAA AAAGCATCCGGAGACTTTCCAACAGTTCTGTACGAAGTCGTCTACAAACGTTCATCAGTGATTGAAGGAAGCATGTCTATCGACGAGCTTAACGAGACATTGAACGAATTGTCGAAATGCATGGGCAAACA GGATCAGCAAATGAAGATTCTTCAGCGTATCTATAACCGAACAACTCCGGAGGAGCAGAGGTGGATAATCCGTATTATTCTGAAAG ACATGGTCATATCTGTTAAAGAAACGACTGTATTTTCCGTGTTTCATCCGGATGCCCAGGACCTCTACAACACCTGTTCGGATTTGAAAAAGGTCGCATGGACTCTATGGGACACGTCAAACAAACTGGACGATGAT CAAAAAACTGTAGGCTTATTTCAGGCTTTCACGCCCATGTTATGCAAGCGACCGACCAGGACCATCGAGCAAACCGTCAAAGAGATGGGTGGTGCGGAATTCATAATCGAAGAAAAATTGGATGGGGAGAGGATACAACTTCACAAGCGAGGGAATGAGTACTATTACTGTTCCAG GAAGGGAAAAGACTATACTTTCATGTACGGCAAACATGTCGGGGCCGGTACGCTGACGCCGTACATTGACAAAGCATTTCATCCTGGAGTGGAAAA TATTATTCTCGATGGTGAAATGCTAGTGTGGGACCCCGTTTCTGAACGCAACCTTCCGTTCGGTGGCCTCAAAACTGCAGCACTCG ACAAGTCTAAGAAGGACCTCAACCCACGGCCATGCT TCAAAGTGTTCGACCTCCTCTACCTAAATAATACGTCCCTTTTGGACAGGTCGACCGCTTTCCGAAAGAAAAACCTTCACCATTGCCTGACGGAAGTGAAAGGACGGCTCGAATTCGTCCCCGAGTATAAGGGAAAGACCGCAAAGGATGTCCGTTCCAAAATGGAGGAAATAATGGAAACCAGAGGAGAGGGTTTGGTCATCAAACATCCCAAGGCAAAGTATGTTTTGAATGGCAGGAATATGGATTGGATCAAa GTGAAGCCTGAGTATATG GATAACATGGGTGAAACGGTCGATGTATTGGTCGTCG GTGGTAACTATGGTACTGGGTctcgaggaggaggagtcTCTACTCTCATTTGTGCTGTACTTGATATTCGTAACGGGGAGAGCGACGACGGTGAACAAAA GTATAGCACTTTTGTGCGAATTGGGTCCGGTCTGTCCTATACAGATTACGCGTGGGTTCGCGATAAACCATGGAAACCGTTGGACCGCAAGAACCCTCCAGAATTTCTGCAGACGTCGAAGAAGTCGTCAAGTGAGGATAAAGGTGATGTTTATCTGGAACCGAATGA gtccttcatcttgaaggtAAAGGCGGCAGAGATTGTTCCCTCCG AACAATACCACATGGGATATACGATGCGGTTCCCCCGTGCATTATCCATCAGGGATGACTTGAACTTGGATAACTGTATGACTTCGGAGG ATGTTTTGAATAGTGTGCGATcggagaagaaaaggaaaatggagGGCGACGTCGG CGAATCTAAGAAGAAGCGAAGGACAGCTGCTAAAAAG GCCACCATTCTCTCATCCTATCAAGGGCCAAAACCCAAAGATGTCGAAGTTCAGTCAGACTTATTCAAGGGCCTAAAATTTG TCGTTATTCCAGACCCGAAGTCGAAGACAGGGAATGATGATAAGAACGAGCTGGTGAACCT GATTCTTTCCAACGGAGGCAGTTGTATGCAGATTGCTACGAAGCAAGCGGATCTCTTCGTGGTGTATGGAGGCATTGTAACAC CATACAATGTGAAGCTCATTATTGATAAGGATATTCATGACATTATCAAACCCCAGTGGGTGACGGATTCCATTTCTCTGGGACGAACGGCGCCGTTGAGTAACAA GTATTTCTTCCACGCCACGTCTTCTCGAGCTTCCACCGATGAATATCAAGACGAGACTCAAGATGAGACGGAGAGGCAAAATGTCAAACAGGATGTCGTAGAAGCTCATTCAGACAGCAAGAATGAGCCTGAATCACACGCGCCGACACAGGACCGGGGTGCCGAAGCGCTCAAAAGGACAGTGATGGACCCGCgacttgcggaatggttgGGGCTTGACGAAACAGATTCCGTGGTGCCTATTACAAGCGTTGGAGAGAATGACTCGACATCAGAGACTGAGAACGATTCGAATAACGATGACGTGGCTGGGGAGGACTATGAAGAGGATTGGGTGCAGGTGCAGGTGAAAGACGGAGACGCAAATACAAAAACCCCTTCCGAG GTCAGTTTAAAAATGGGTGAAGATGACTCAGCGATGGAATATGACCAGAATCTTATCTTTAAACATTT GTGCTTTTACCTGGACTCACCGGAGAGCGCGCATCAGTATGGAATGAGTGCCAAAACAAACGCAAAGGGGATTGATCAGAG CTTTATAGAGCTGAGAAAAGTGATCACCGACAATGGGGGACGAGTTGTGGGACTGGACGAAGGCAAACTAACACATGTCGTGATCGACAAGCGGGATACAAGCCGGAGAGTTGAACTCATGAGGAGGACATCTGA ACCCAGACGCCGGCACCTAGTTATCTCCGAATATATTCAGGCCTGTGTTGATGAGGGGACGCTTTTGGACGAAGACG ACTTTGCGCCTTGA
- a CDS encoding uncharacterized protein (BUSCO:EOG09261LPY) produces the protein MSTTFPLLLPPNSITSTRSPREWTPKAYRQPPQPPPTDDSKTQELELAYARQFMDGKVIKKTRPRRTVDYNGGLGRWFLLRKLSPNPHFVPYMRPCPPAIIDLLPPKAYPENPSTSLCTKFVHTSTNKIRCPVNIVTWTPEARRILTGSTSGEFTLWNGLTFNFETILQAHDTAICTFSFTHSGAYLASADKTGIIKYFEPNMNNLTAWQGSSSREAIRGISFSPDDRRFATASDDRTVRIWAFEESRVESVLDGHGWDVKCVQWHPTKGLIVSGSKDNQIKFWDPRSGTILTTLHQHKNTIQALAWSPNGNFVASASRDQTVRVFDIRAMKEFRILKGHKKEVCSVTWHPFHQILVSGGSEGAIIHWDLSTDDSAPPLTLPEGPQIPPTSSTQTAASNQSLSFLVTPTPVTTPRCTLTQAHDSNVWSMQFHPLGHLLVSASNDHTTRFWSRERPGEGVGEEGVKPGDAEWAGEGEGPDEEMMVPGFGGAPSGWKEEDSVDYGNQYSNSHDGGYGRQVGAESESFRGPQTGGDDDFSIPGFGADSAADSAGGGSMYELGPGPGRGYDSGRGGYNSRQHEDSGHSGEWGGRSNGHGHGGGGRSGRWGGGRRSNRY, from the exons ATGTCAACCACGTTTCCATTGCTCCTCCCCCCAAACTCGATCACTTCGACGCGCTCTCCTCGCGAATGGACACCCAAAGCATACAGACAACCTCCTCAACCGCCTCCAACGGACGATTCTAAAACTCAAGAATTAGAGCTAGCTTATGCCCGACAGTTTATGGATGGAAAAGTTATCAAGAAAACACGTCCCCGTCGGACTGTAGATTACAATGGTGGATTAGGTCGTTGGTTTCTGTTAAGGAAACTCAGTCCGAATCCGCACTTCGTCCCGTATATGAGGCCTTGTCCTCCAGCAATTATCGAC CTTCTTCCACCCAAAGCATACCCAGAAAACCCATCTACTTCATTATGTACAAAATTCGTGCACACTTCCACCAACAAAATTCGTTGCCCAGTAAACATCGTCACTTGGACCCCCGAGGCCAGACGTATCCTAACCGGTTCCACCTCCGGGGAATTCACCCTTTGGAACGGCTTAACATTCAACTTTGAAACAATTCTCCAAGCTCATGATACCGCTATCTGCACCTTCTCTTTCACCCACTCCGGTGCCTATCTAGCATCCGCGGACAAAACAGGGATCATAAAGTACTTCGAACCCAATATGAACAATTTGACCGCCTGGCAGGGATCCAGTTCTCGAGAAGCCATAAGAGGTATCAGTTTTAGTCCGGATGACAGAAGGTTTGCTACTGCGAGTGATGACAGGACGGTTAGAATATGGGCGTTCGAGGAAAGCAGGGTCGAGAGTGTGTTGGATGGCCATGGATGGGACGTCAAGTGTGTTCAGTGGCATCCAACGAAAGGTCTCATTGTGTCGGGAAGTAAAGATAACCAAATCAAGTTCTGGGATCCGCGTTCTGGTACAATACTTACAACACT CCACCAGCACAAAAACACGATTCAAGCACTGGCGTGGTCGCCAAACGGCAATTTTGTAGCCAGTGCATCCCGAGATCAGACGGTTCGCGTATTTGATATACGTGCCATGAAAGAATTTAGAATACTCAAAGGCCATAAGAAAGAAGTTTGTT CTGTCACCTGGCACCCCTTTCACCAAATACTCGTTTCCGGCGGCTCAGAAGGGGCCATCATACATTGGGACCTCTCAACCGATGATTCagctccaccccttacactccCCGAAGGCCCACAAATCCCACCCACGTCTTCTACGCAAACGGCAGCCAGCAACCAGTCCCTTAGCTTCCTTGTAACACCGACGCCCGTGACTACCCCTCGATGTACCTTAACCCAGGCGCATGATTCAAACGTTTGGTCTATGCAATTCCATCCGTTAGGCCACCTCCTTGTCTCAGCCTCAAATGACCACACCACTCGCTTTTGGTCGCGTGAACGGCCCGGAGAAGGTGTAGGAGAAGAAGGTGTGAAACCTGGCGATGCAGAGTGGGctggagagggagaaggacCGGACGAGGAGATGATGGTTCCTGGATTTGGAGGGGCGCCATCGGGGTGGAAAGAAGAGGATAGCGTTGATTATGGAAACCAGTATTCAAACTCTCACGATGGGGGCTACGGACGCCAAGTTGGGGCTGAATCGGAATCGTTTAGAGGACCTCAAACTGGAGGTGATGATGACTTTTCTATCCCGGGATTTGGTGCTGATTCCGCTGCTGATTCCGCTGGTGGCGGGAGCATGTATGAACTCGGTCCCGGCCCTGGTAGGGGGTATGATTCTGGTAGAGGAGGATACAATTCACGACAGCACGAGGATTCTGGTCACTCTGGCGAATGGGGTGGCCGCAGCAATGGTCATGgtcatggtggtggtggtcggTCAGGTCGTTGGGGAGGTGGTAGGAGAAGTAATCGCTACTGA